Proteins from a genomic interval of Synechococcus sp. A15-28:
- a CDS encoding 5'-nucleotidase C-terminal domain-containing protein translates to MGRLAADSTLWYANEYLEEIGETKRADIALKNGGGIRDTIAGLSPITQLQVNAALAFDNQLTIMDLTGAEFLAIVENGVSRAPALDGRFPHFAGVELEFVTYRPGVEEALSLSETSRVANLTVTRDDGSTVELVEDFAVNQTALEETFTLATNNYQAGGGDGYQAFVPLQDKIETVIGEQEILATYIAEELGGVVDIKDADVIASPRSVLLRPSQSDLVDPADEIMGTRGNDQLVATRTGSALQGLRGDDMLKGRKADDLLDGGFGYDKLRRRGGADVYAGSAGKDKIMGFSFEEGDVIAIDESTGFEVSQPSNPERSIKIIHDAGTILVKGITADQAIDLQNAIQITV, encoded by the coding sequence CTGGGTCGCCTCGCTGCTGATTCAACGCTCTGGTATGCCAACGAGTACCTCGAAGAAATCGGTGAAACGAAACGCGCTGATATCGCCCTGAAAAACGGTGGCGGTATTCGCGACACCATCGCCGGTCTTTCCCCGATTACCCAGCTGCAGGTGAACGCCGCTCTGGCGTTCGATAACCAACTCACCATCATGGATCTCACCGGCGCTGAGTTCCTGGCCATTGTTGAAAACGGCGTCAGCCGGGCTCCCGCCCTGGATGGACGGTTCCCTCATTTCGCCGGCGTTGAGCTGGAGTTCGTCACCTATCGGCCTGGTGTTGAAGAGGCGCTTTCTCTCAGTGAAACCAGCCGCGTGGCCAACCTCACGGTGACCCGGGATGACGGCAGCACCGTTGAGCTCGTCGAGGACTTCGCAGTTAACCAGACAGCACTGGAGGAAACCTTCACCCTGGCCACGAACAACTACCAGGCTGGTGGTGGTGATGGCTATCAGGCCTTTGTTCCGCTTCAGGACAAGATCGAGACCGTCATTGGTGAGCAGGAAATTCTGGCGACTTACATCGCTGAGGAACTCGGTGGCGTTGTCGACATCAAGGACGCTGACGTCATTGCTTCCCCCCGCTCTGTTCTGCTCCGTCCCAGCCAGTCCGATCTCGTGGACCCCGCTGATGAAATCATGGGTACGCGCGGCAATGACCAACTCGTAGCTACACGTACTGGCAGCGCACTTCAAGGTCTCCGCGGTGACGACATGCTGAAGGGCCGGAAAGCTGATGACCTGCTCGATGGCGGTTTCGGTTATGACAAGCTGCGCAGGCGCGGCGGCGCCGATGTTTATGCCGGCTCAGCTGGCAAGGATAAAATCATGGGCTTCAGTTTTGAAGAGGGTGACGTGATCGCCATCGATGAGTCGACCGGCTTTGAAGTGTCCCAGCCCAGCAACCCTGAGCGGAGCATCAAAATCATTCACGACGCCGGTACGATTCTCGTTAAAGGCATCACCGCTGATCAGGCGATTGACCTTCAGAATGCAATTCAGATCACGGTCTGA
- a CDS encoding ABC-2 family transporter protein, giving the protein MGRYWRTLRRFWGTAVAVQLEYQANVLIELLAVAMSLSGSLFLLSLFYGPDQTLGGWSWAQALMVQGLYTVFDGMATTWLRPNLGAIVTHVREGTLDFVLLKPIDSQFWLSLRTLSPAGLPEIGLGLGLLAWGSHQAGVVLTLPSFFTVLVMLLAGGLILYSLWFLIAATSIWFVKTWNATEVLRALLASGRYPLTAYPPALRLLFTLVLPVAFLTTVPAQVLLGEAAAPILLAGLALAVLFFAAARAFWLFALRFYTSASS; this is encoded by the coding sequence ATGGGGCGGTATTGGCGAACCCTGCGCCGCTTCTGGGGTACGGCCGTGGCCGTGCAGCTGGAGTATCAGGCCAACGTGCTGATCGAGTTGCTGGCGGTGGCGATGAGCCTCAGCGGCAGCCTGTTCCTGCTCTCGCTGTTCTATGGCCCCGATCAGACGTTGGGGGGCTGGAGCTGGGCCCAGGCTCTGATGGTGCAGGGGCTTTACACGGTGTTCGATGGCATGGCCACCACCTGGTTGCGCCCCAACCTCGGGGCGATCGTCACCCATGTGCGCGAGGGAACCCTGGATTTCGTGCTGCTCAAACCGATCGACAGCCAGTTCTGGTTGTCGTTGCGCACCCTGTCGCCGGCAGGGCTGCCGGAGATCGGTCTGGGACTTGGCCTTCTGGCCTGGGGCAGCCATCAGGCCGGTGTGGTGCTCACGCTGCCCTCCTTCTTCACCGTGCTGGTGATGCTGCTGGCCGGTGGCTTGATCCTTTATTCGCTCTGGTTCCTGATTGCCGCCACCAGCATCTGGTTCGTCAAAACCTGGAATGCCACCGAGGTGCTGCGGGCCCTGCTGGCCTCCGGCCGTTATCCCCTCACCGCCTATCCACCGGCCCTGCGTCTCTTGTTCACCCTGGTGCTGCCGGTGGCGTTTCTCACCACGGTTCCAGCCCAGGTGCTGCTCGGTGAAGCCGCCGCACCCATCCTGCTGGCGGGCCTGGCTCTGGCGGTGCTGTTCTTTGCGGCGGCGCGGGCTTTCTGGCTTTTTGCCCTGCGCTTCTACACCTCAGCCTCCAGTTGA
- a CDS encoding ABC-2 family transporter protein: MRIFGLNRRIIRVLLGTQYAHMLEYRAEIALWALSGVLPFIMLSVWSGSDARPGLELDGVALDRYFLSAFLVRQFSVVWVVYAFEEDALQGRLSPYLLQPLHPLWRYVAAHLGEQLTRLPFAALIAAVFFAVQPQAFWLPSLGGFLLAWLATWMAFAIAFLFQSLLAALCFWSEKASALERLQFIPFLFLSGLLAPLTAFPPAVRALAQWTPFPYLIDFPARVLAGQPVDLLAGFGAQLAWIVLLLPLLLLLWRAGVRRYSAMGA; the protein is encoded by the coding sequence ATGCGGATCTTCGGGCTGAACCGGCGGATCATCCGGGTGCTGCTGGGAACCCAGTACGCCCACATGCTCGAATACCGCGCTGAGATCGCCCTCTGGGCCCTCTCAGGAGTGCTGCCGTTCATCATGCTCAGCGTCTGGAGCGGCAGCGACGCGCGCCCTGGGCTGGAGCTGGATGGTGTGGCCCTGGATCGCTACTTCCTAAGCGCCTTTCTGGTGCGCCAGTTCTCAGTGGTGTGGGTGGTGTACGCCTTTGAGGAGGACGCCCTGCAGGGCCGGCTGTCGCCCTATCTGCTGCAGCCGCTGCATCCGCTCTGGCGTTATGTGGCGGCCCACCTGGGTGAGCAGCTCACCCGTCTGCCCTTTGCAGCCCTGATCGCGGCGGTGTTCTTTGCCGTGCAGCCCCAGGCCTTCTGGTTGCCGTCGTTGGGGGGCTTCCTGCTGGCCTGGCTGGCCACCTGGATGGCCTTTGCCATCGCCTTCCTGTTCCAGAGCCTGCTGGCCGCCCTCTGCTTCTGGAGTGAGAAGGCCAGTGCCCTGGAGCGGCTTCAGTTCATCCCCTTCCTGTTCCTTTCCGGTTTGCTGGCACCGCTTACGGCCTTTCCGCCGGCGGTGCGGGCCCTGGCCCAGTGGACGCCCTTCCCTTATCTGATCGACTTTCCAGCCCGGGTGCTGGCGGGCCAGCCGGTGGATCTGCTGGCGGGCTTTGGTGCCCAGCTGGCTTGGATCGTCCTGTTGCTGCCGCTGTTGTTGCTGCTATGGCGGGCCGGCGTGCGGCGCTACAGCGCCATGGGGGCCTGA
- a CDS encoding SprT family zinc-dependent metalloprotease has translation MPLLPLLPIFHRLNRQHFDGVLARDGSPLSSVRWSDARMSRTAGLYRRGPGIGEGRGSEIVLSKPLLEPLPQEATESTLCHEMIHAWVDLVLRKRESHGPRFRAQMDAINAAQSRFQVSVRHHYPVPVKPPRWWAVCPSCGTRYPYRRRISNAACRRCCDQHHGGRWHHSCVLQFESAV, from the coding sequence GTGCCGTTGCTGCCGTTGCTGCCGATCTTTCATCGTCTGAACCGTCAGCATTTCGACGGTGTTCTTGCGCGGGACGGGTCACCGCTGAGTTCTGTGCGCTGGAGTGACGCCCGCATGAGCCGGACCGCTGGTCTGTATCGCCGTGGCCCTGGAATCGGGGAGGGAAGGGGCAGCGAGATCGTGCTGTCGAAGCCGTTGCTGGAACCTTTGCCGCAGGAGGCCACGGAAAGCACCCTCTGCCACGAAATGATTCATGCCTGGGTGGATCTGGTGCTGAGGAAACGGGAGAGCCACGGTCCACGCTTTCGGGCACAGATGGACGCGATCAATGCCGCTCAGAGCCGGTTTCAGGTGAGCGTGCGCCACCACTACCCCGTTCCGGTGAAACCCCCGCGCTGGTGGGCGGTCTGTCCCAGTTGCGGTACCCGCTACCCCTACCGTCGCCGCATCAGCAACGCCGCCTGCCGCAGGTGCTGTGATCAGCATCACGGTGGGCGCTGGCACCACAGCTGCGTGCTGCAGTTCGAATCTGCGGTCTGA
- the ligA gene encoding NAD-dependent DNA ligase LigA: protein MAEQQQRAAELRSLLNRAAHAYYVLDVPVMEDTVYDRLYRELQQLEQADPSLLTADSPTQRVGGPPATGFHSVEHRIPLQSLDNAFDQEELKAWHQRLLKLLDRSEDSALPLVGELKIDGNALALSYHQGVLERAATRGDGSSGEEITANVRTISSIPLRLQINDPPEWVEVRGEAFIPDDTFAAINTERAARGEALFANPRNACAGTLRQLDPKVVAARRLDFFAYTLHLPDGLSPANQWQVLQWLEQAGFRVNPNRELCDDLNGIERFCDRWEQQRHQLPYATDGVVVKLDDLRLQDEAGTTQKAPRWAIALKYPAEEAPSKLLKLVVQVGRTGAVTPVAEFEPVALAGTSVSRATLHNADRIAELDLHLGDTVVVRKAGEIIPEVVRVLAELRPEGAVPLDLPDHCPECGSTLIRDDSEAATRCINSSCPAILRGGLRHWVSKGALDVDGLGSKLIEQLVERGLVRSIADLYRLDAALLSSLERMGEKSAANLVAALEQSKQQPWHRQLYGLGIRHIGEVNAKALAAAYPSSASLVAAEPESIAALHGIGPEISSSLQQWHANPANLALLEELRAVGLSLEASATEQTAQVRSEDASSAVLQGKTLVLTGTLPSLSRSEAKALIEAAGGKVSGSVSKKTDYLVAGDAAGSKLTKAESLGVIILDEAQLLELLKS, encoded by the coding sequence ATGGCTGAGCAACAGCAGCGGGCCGCGGAACTGCGGTCCCTGCTCAACCGAGCTGCCCACGCCTATTACGTCCTCGATGTCCCGGTCATGGAGGACACGGTCTACGACCGGCTGTACCGGGAGCTGCAACAGCTGGAGCAGGCCGATCCGAGCCTGCTCACTGCCGACAGTCCCACCCAACGGGTGGGAGGCCCTCCGGCGACGGGCTTCCACAGCGTCGAGCACCGGATCCCGCTGCAAAGCCTCGATAACGCCTTTGATCAAGAGGAACTGAAGGCCTGGCATCAACGCCTGCTCAAGCTGCTGGATCGCTCTGAAGACAGCGCTTTACCCCTGGTGGGAGAACTCAAGATTGACGGCAATGCCCTGGCCCTGAGCTACCACCAGGGGGTGCTGGAGCGGGCGGCCACCCGCGGTGATGGCAGCAGCGGTGAGGAGATCACCGCCAATGTGCGCACCATCAGTTCCATCCCGCTGCGGCTCCAGATCAACGATCCGCCGGAGTGGGTGGAGGTGCGCGGCGAAGCCTTCATCCCCGATGACACCTTTGCAGCGATCAACACCGAACGCGCCGCCCGCGGCGAGGCCCTGTTCGCCAATCCCCGCAACGCCTGCGCCGGCACCTTGCGGCAACTGGATCCCAAGGTGGTGGCTGCCCGGCGACTCGATTTCTTTGCGTACACCCTGCATCTGCCCGATGGGCTCTCACCCGCAAACCAATGGCAGGTGCTGCAGTGGCTGGAGCAGGCGGGATTCCGCGTCAATCCCAACCGCGAGCTCTGCGATGACCTGAACGGCATCGAACGCTTCTGCGACCGCTGGGAACAGCAGCGCCACCAATTGCCCTACGCCACTGACGGTGTGGTGGTGAAACTCGACGATCTGCGCCTGCAGGATGAGGCGGGCACCACCCAGAAGGCGCCGCGCTGGGCCATTGCGCTGAAGTATCCAGCGGAGGAAGCCCCCAGCAAGCTGTTGAAGCTGGTGGTGCAGGTGGGCCGCACCGGCGCCGTCACACCCGTGGCTGAATTCGAGCCGGTGGCCCTGGCGGGCACCAGCGTCAGCCGCGCCACCCTGCACAACGCCGACCGCATCGCCGAACTGGACCTGCACCTCGGTGACACCGTGGTGGTGCGCAAAGCCGGGGAGATCATTCCTGAGGTGGTGCGGGTGCTGGCGGAACTGCGGCCCGAAGGAGCCGTTCCCCTGGACCTGCCGGACCACTGTCCCGAATGCGGTTCCACCCTGATACGCGACGACAGCGAAGCCGCCACCCGCTGCATCAACAGCAGCTGCCCGGCGATCCTGCGGGGTGGTTTGCGCCACTGGGTCAGCAAAGGTGCCCTGGATGTGGACGGACTCGGCAGCAAGTTGATCGAACAGCTGGTGGAGCGCGGTCTGGTGCGCTCGATCGCCGACCTTTACCGCCTGGATGCAGCCCTGCTGAGCAGCCTGGAGCGGATGGGCGAGAAATCCGCCGCCAACCTGGTGGCCGCCCTCGAGCAATCCAAACAACAGCCCTGGCACCGGCAGCTCTACGGCCTGGGGATCCGCCACATCGGTGAGGTGAATGCCAAAGCTCTTGCAGCGGCCTACCCCAGCAGCGCCAGCCTGGTGGCCGCTGAGCCGGAAAGCATCGCCGCGCTGCACGGCATCGGCCCAGAAATCAGCAGCAGCCTGCAGCAATGGCACGCCAACCCCGCCAACCTGGCTCTGCTGGAGGAGCTGAGGGCGGTCGGCCTGTCGCTGGAAGCATCCGCAACGGAACAGACGGCTCAGGTCAGAAGCGAAGACGCCAGCAGCGCCGTGCTGCAGGGCAAGACCTTGGTGCTCACCGGCACCCTGCCCAGCCTCAGCCGGAGTGAGGCCAAGGCCCTGATTGAAGCCGCCGGCGGCAAGGTGAGCGGCAGCGTCAGCAAGAAAACCGATTACCTGGTGGCGGGGGACGCAGCCGGCAGCAAGTTGACCAAAGCTGAGAGTCTGGGAGTAATAATCCTCGACGAAGCTCAACTCCTAGAGCTATTGAAGTCATGA
- a CDS encoding TVP38/TMEM64 family protein, whose product MISLVQHWLPDALELLRSPLGAVAFIPLYALWVTLLLPGVWASMLAGVLYGTWLGSGLVFVGASLGAVVVFLLGRTVLRDWAQRRLEQLPKLQAVERAVSKEGLKLVLLTRLSPAFPFSLLNLAYGLSEVSLRDYSIGLIGILPGTVLFCGLGALAGDVARFGEVLGGEADPMTWTLRVAGVVATIGVVVLVSRAARQALQEDESPL is encoded by the coding sequence TTGATCTCCCTGGTTCAGCACTGGCTCCCGGATGCGTTGGAGCTACTTCGCTCCCCGCTGGGGGCGGTGGCGTTCATTCCGCTCTATGCCCTCTGGGTGACCTTGCTGCTGCCGGGGGTGTGGGCCTCGATGCTGGCCGGGGTTCTTTATGGCACCTGGCTTGGCAGTGGCCTGGTGTTCGTTGGCGCCAGCCTTGGGGCGGTGGTGGTGTTCCTGCTTGGTCGCACGGTGCTGCGCGACTGGGCCCAGCGCCGATTGGAGCAGCTCCCCAAGCTGCAGGCGGTGGAGCGGGCCGTCAGCAAAGAGGGGCTGAAGCTGGTGCTGCTGACGCGCCTTTCGCCCGCCTTTCCGTTTTCGTTGCTCAACCTGGCCTATGGCCTTAGTGAGGTGAGCCTGCGGGACTACAGCATCGGCTTGATCGGCATCCTCCCTGGAACGGTGCTGTTTTGCGGGTTGGGGGCGTTGGCCGGCGATGTCGCCCGCTTTGGTGAAGTGCTGGGGGGTGAGGCGGATCCGATGACCTGGACTCTGAGGGTGGCGGGGGTGGTGGCCACGATCGGTGTGGTCGTTCTTGTGAGCCGTGCCGCACGCCAGGCGCTTCAGGAAGATGAGTCGCCGCTCTGA
- a CDS encoding valine--tRNA ligase produces MPELAKTYDPVGTEARWQQAWEDQGAFHPDPKAPGDPFSVVIPPPNVTGSLHMGHAFNTALIDTIVRYQRLAGKNVLCLPGTDHASIAVQTILEKQLKEEGKTRHDLGREAFLERAWQWKAESGGRIVGQLRRLGYSVDWKRQRFTLDEGLSEAVKEAFVRLHEQGLIYRGEYLVNWCPASGSAVSDLEVEMKEVDGHLWHFRYPLSSGDGHLEVATTRPETMLGDTAVAVNPTDERYAHLVGQTLTLPFVGREIPIVADDHVEKEFGTGCVKVTPAHDPNDFAIGQRHGLPQITVMRKNGTMNKEAGQFEGLDRFEARKAVVAGLEELGLLVKVEDYRHSVPYSDRGKVPVEPLLSTQWFVKTEPLAARCREALEKQDPRFIPERWEKVYRDWLTDIRDWCISRQLWWGHRIPAWFVISESGGKYTDTTPYVVARNEAEALAKAKAEYGAAAEIEQDEDVLDTWFSSGLWPFSTLGWPDADSADLQRWYPTSTLVTGFDIIFFWVARMTMMAGAFTGEMPFQDVYIHGLVRDEQNRKMSKSAGNGIDPLLLIDRYGTDALRFALVREVAGAGQDIRLDYDRKKDTSATVEASRNFANKLWNATRFALMNLGDETPAQLGDPDPAALQLADRWILSRLARVNRETAERYSSYGLGEAAKGLYEFAWNDVCDWYLELSKRRLNPGENPSAEALADQRVAKQVLAKVISQMHLMLHPLMPHLTEELWHSVTGESETTFLALQPWPALQESALDDALEASFADLIGAIRVVRNLRAVAGLKPSQSVPVRFVTGRGELAAVLNQGTADITALTRAESVAVMAPAEADTAPVAKALAGVSGELQVLLPIEGLVDLDALKGRLEKDIAKAEKEIKGLAGRLGNPNFADKAPPEVVAECQANLDEKQAQADLARKRLADLS; encoded by the coding sequence GTGCCCGAACTGGCCAAGACCTATGACCCGGTTGGCACGGAGGCCCGCTGGCAGCAGGCCTGGGAGGACCAGGGCGCCTTCCATCCCGACCCGAAGGCCCCCGGTGACCCGTTCTCGGTGGTGATCCCGCCGCCGAATGTGACCGGCAGCCTGCACATGGGCCATGCCTTCAACACGGCCCTGATCGACACGATCGTGCGCTACCAACGCCTGGCGGGGAAGAACGTGCTCTGCCTGCCGGGCACCGACCACGCCTCGATTGCGGTGCAGACGATCCTCGAGAAGCAGCTGAAGGAGGAGGGCAAGACCCGCCACGACCTCGGCCGTGAGGCGTTTCTGGAGCGGGCCTGGCAGTGGAAGGCCGAAAGCGGTGGCCGGATCGTGGGCCAGCTGCGGCGGCTGGGTTATTCCGTGGATTGGAAGCGCCAGCGCTTCACCCTGGATGAGGGTCTGAGTGAGGCGGTGAAGGAGGCCTTCGTTCGGCTGCATGAGCAGGGGCTGATTTACCGCGGTGAGTACCTGGTGAACTGGTGCCCCGCCTCCGGTTCGGCGGTGAGCGACCTCGAGGTGGAGATGAAGGAGGTGGACGGCCACCTCTGGCATTTCCGCTATCCGCTCAGCAGCGGCGATGGCCATCTGGAGGTGGCCACCACCCGGCCCGAAACGATGCTTGGTGACACGGCGGTGGCGGTGAATCCCACCGACGAGCGCTACGCCCACCTGGTGGGCCAGACCCTCACCCTGCCGTTTGTGGGGCGGGAGATTCCGATCGTGGCCGACGACCACGTGGAGAAGGAGTTCGGCACCGGTTGCGTCAAGGTGACACCGGCCCACGACCCCAACGATTTCGCCATCGGCCAGCGCCACGGTCTGCCCCAGATCACGGTGATGCGCAAGAACGGCACGATGAACAAGGAGGCCGGCCAGTTCGAGGGGCTGGATCGTTTCGAGGCCCGCAAGGCCGTGGTGGCTGGCCTGGAGGAGCTGGGGCTGCTGGTGAAGGTGGAGGACTACCGCCACAGCGTTCCCTATTCCGATCGCGGCAAGGTGCCGGTGGAGCCCCTGCTCTCCACCCAGTGGTTTGTCAAAACCGAGCCCCTGGCAGCGCGCTGCCGCGAAGCCCTCGAGAAGCAGGACCCCCGCTTCATCCCCGAGCGCTGGGAGAAGGTGTATCGCGACTGGCTCACCGACATCCGCGATTGGTGCATCAGCCGCCAGCTCTGGTGGGGGCATCGCATCCCCGCCTGGTTCGTGATCAGCGAGTCCGGGGGCAAGTACACCGACACCACCCCTTATGTAGTGGCTCGCAATGAAGCCGAAGCCCTGGCGAAGGCCAAGGCGGAGTACGGCGCGGCGGCGGAGATCGAGCAGGACGAAGACGTGCTCGACACCTGGTTCTCCAGTGGCCTCTGGCCCTTCTCCACCCTCGGTTGGCCCGATGCTGACAGCGCTGACCTGCAGCGCTGGTACCCCACCAGCACCCTGGTGACGGGCTTCGACATCATCTTTTTCTGGGTGGCCCGGATGACGATGATGGCCGGCGCCTTCACCGGTGAGATGCCCTTCCAGGACGTCTACATCCATGGCCTGGTGCGGGACGAGCAGAACCGCAAGATGAGTAAGAGCGCCGGCAACGGCATCGATCCGCTGCTGCTGATCGACCGCTACGGCACCGATGCCCTGCGCTTCGCCCTGGTGCGCGAAGTGGCCGGTGCGGGTCAGGACATCCGCCTCGATTACGACCGCAAGAAGGACACCTCCGCCACGGTGGAGGCCTCGCGCAACTTCGCCAACAAGCTCTGGAATGCCACCCGTTTCGCGTTGATGAACCTGGGCGACGAAACGCCGGCTCAACTCGGTGATCCTGACCCCGCGGCCTTGCAACTGGCAGACCGCTGGATTTTGTCGCGCTTGGCCCGGGTGAACCGGGAGACGGCCGAGCGCTACAGCAGCTATGGCTTGGGTGAAGCGGCCAAGGGCCTCTACGAGTTCGCCTGGAACGACGTCTGCGACTGGTATCTGGAGCTGAGCAAGCGCCGGCTCAATCCCGGTGAGAACCCCTCAGCCGAGGCCCTTGCTGATCAGCGGGTGGCTAAGCAGGTGCTGGCCAAGGTGATCAGCCAGATGCACCTGATGCTGCATCCGTTGATGCCCCACCTCACCGAGGAGCTCTGGCACAGCGTCACGGGCGAATCGGAGACCACCTTCCTGGCCCTGCAGCCCTGGCCGGCCCTGCAGGAGAGCGCCCTCGATGACGCGTTGGAAGCCTCCTTCGCAGACCTGATCGGTGCTATCCGTGTGGTGCGCAACCTTCGGGCGGTGGCCGGTCTCAAGCCCTCCCAATCGGTGCCGGTGCGCTTTGTCACCGGACGCGGCGAGCTGGCGGCGGTGCTCAACCAGGGCACGGCCGACATCACGGCGTTGACGCGGGCGGAGTCGGTGGCGGTGATGGCGCCGGCGGAAGCGGATACGGCTCCAGTGGCCAAGGCCCTGGCGGGGGTGAGCGGTGAGCTGCAGGTGCTGCTGCCCATCGAAGGCCTGGTGGATCTCGATGCGCTCAAGGGCCGCCTCGAGAAAGACATCGCCAAGGCCGAGAAGGAGATCAAGGGCCTGGCGGGCCGGCTGGGCAACCCCAACTTCGCCGATAAGGCACCGCCGGAGGTGGTGGCGGAATGCCAGGCCAACCTGGATGAGAAGCAGGCCCAGGCCGATCTGGCCCGCAAACGTTTGGCGGATCTGAGCTGA
- a CDS encoding ATP-binding cassette domain-containing protein, whose translation MIQVEGLSKTYRVAEKQPGLAGTLRHFIRRRTRDVTAVQDVSFRIEPGEMVGFLGANGAGKTTTLKMLCGLIHPSAGEVQVAGFSPQRRQAEFLRRITLVMGQKQQLLWDLPPMDSLRVNAAVYGIPDGVARRRISELADLLELGEELTRPVRKLSLGQRMKAELLAALLHEPEVLFLDEPTLGLDVNAQARVRQFLADYNRRTGATVLLTSHYMADITALCPRVLLIHQGRLFHDGPLEVLADQLAPEREVRLELESPVAADALAGLGRLEQLEGCDVRLMVPRDQLTAVVAQLLDRFPVRDLDVTDPPIEELIGGLFRQGRV comes from the coding sequence GTGATTCAGGTTGAGGGGCTGAGCAAGACTTACCGGGTTGCCGAGAAGCAGCCCGGCCTGGCTGGCACCCTGCGCCATTTCATTCGCCGCCGCACCCGGGATGTGACGGCGGTGCAGGACGTGTCCTTCCGGATCGAGCCCGGCGAGATGGTGGGCTTTCTTGGCGCCAACGGCGCTGGCAAAACCACCACCTTGAAGATGCTCTGCGGCCTCATTCACCCCAGCGCTGGGGAGGTGCAGGTGGCGGGCTTCAGTCCGCAGCGCCGTCAGGCGGAGTTCCTGCGGCGGATCACCCTGGTGATGGGTCAGAAACAGCAGCTGCTCTGGGACCTGCCGCCGATGGATTCGTTGCGGGTGAATGCGGCGGTGTACGGCATCCCCGATGGCGTGGCCCGGCGACGGATCAGTGAGCTGGCTGATCTGCTGGAGCTGGGGGAGGAGCTCACCCGGCCGGTGCGCAAGCTCTCCCTGGGCCAGCGGATGAAGGCCGAATTGCTGGCGGCGCTGCTGCATGAGCCGGAGGTGCTGTTCCTTGATGAACCGACCCTGGGGCTGGATGTGAATGCCCAGGCCCGGGTGCGGCAGTTTCTGGCGGACTACAACCGCCGCACGGGGGCAACGGTGCTGCTCACCAGCCACTACATGGCTGACATCACGGCGTTGTGTCCCCGGGTGCTGCTCATCCACCAGGGGCGGTTGTTCCACGACGGTCCTCTTGAGGTGCTGGCCGATCAACTGGCGCCGGAGCGGGAGGTGCGGCTGGAACTGGAGTCGCCCGTTGCAGCGGATGCCTTGGCGGGGTTGGGGCGTCTGGAGCAGCTGGAGGGCTGTGATGTGCGGCTGATGGTGCCGCGCGATCAGCTCACCGCCGTGGTGGCGCAACTGCTGGATCGTTTCCCTGTGCGTGATCTGGATGTGACCGATCCACCGATTGAAGAACTGATCGGTGGGTTGTTTCGGCAGGGGCGCGTCTGA
- a CDS encoding chorismate lyase → MLPSPHQLWQAPTDAVLSGEGPRQLPGAWRLMLLGDGSPTRHLRLLTGEPVAVDLIAMEPEAGLPAEAPAEVAELQGPLLRRQVWLTCGGQPLAWAESWWNQAEAELHLRDRNLPIWKSLTQGRSELFREVDGLALVQADWLEHTFGHRGPFWSRHYRFFRSGAALTVIREVFSPQLETWLGPTLRQELQQSS, encoded by the coding sequence CTGCTGCCCTCCCCCCATCAGCTCTGGCAGGCCCCCACCGACGCGGTGCTGAGTGGCGAGGGCCCCCGGCAGCTACCGGGGGCCTGGCGACTGATGCTGCTGGGGGACGGCAGTCCCACCCGTCATCTCAGGCTTCTCACCGGTGAGCCGGTGGCCGTGGACCTGATCGCCATGGAACCGGAAGCCGGTCTGCCGGCGGAAGCACCGGCCGAGGTGGCTGAGCTGCAAGGGCCCTTGCTGCGACGCCAGGTGTGGCTCACCTGTGGCGGCCAGCCCCTGGCCTGGGCGGAGAGCTGGTGGAATCAGGCGGAAGCTGAGCTGCATCTGCGGGACCGCAACCTGCCGATCTGGAAAAGCCTCACCCAAGGGCGCTCCGAACTGTTCCGCGAAGTCGATGGCCTGGCGCTGGTGCAGGCGGACTGGCTGGAGCACACCTTCGGCCACCGCGGGCCCTTCTGGAGCCGGCACTACCGCTTTTTCCGCAGCGGCGCAGCGCTCACGGTGATCCGTGAGGTGTTCAGCCCGCAGCTGGAAACCTGGCTGGGACCGACCTTGCGCCAGGAGCTTCAACAAAGTTCATGA